In Pseudochaenichthys georgianus chromosome 6, fPseGeo1.2, whole genome shotgun sequence, a single window of DNA contains:
- the LOC117448057 gene encoding long-chain fatty acid transport protein 2-like, producing MLVWIVFAAVGLLALFFRNPHFFQDVQFVRKKLKTRSRILKYMQTNYSILDRFIDAEKEHLHKPFILFGDETFTYRDAEELSNKAARVFLQSGLLNQGDTVALFLGNEPVFLWLGLVKIGCSAAFLNCNIRSKSLLHCFKCSGARTLVAAEELQDSVDEVLPALLEQQVTVFILTDRCQTADVKSFKDKMSQASSEPLSKDLRSHLTLRSPAAYIYTSGTTGFPKAAMVSHAKLWQVACFLSLAGINSDDVIYISLPLYHTTGFLGFASAIERGITVALRSKFSVSQFWNDCRKYDVTVIQYIGEIMRYLCNTPKKPNDRSHKVRLAIGNGIRADVWRDFISRFGNVKIREFYGATEGNFGLINYSGKIGAVGRDSFLHRRYFPHAVIKFDVETETPLRDSSGLCIEAAKGEPGLLVSEISLMAPFSGYMGDMQQSEKKRLHDVLRKGDLYFNTGDLLRIEEDNFIYFQDRVGDTFRWKGENVATTEVADVITMVDCIKEANVYGVEVPGHEGRAGMAAINLTEGLRFDSAAVFKHVENFLPAYARPRFLRIQSSFDVTGTFKNLKMKLVAEGFNPNQITDTLYFLDEKDKSYVPLTVDKFNLITSGQIKM from the exons ATGCTTGTCTGGATAGTGTTTGCCGCGGTGGGTCTTCTCGCCTTATTTTTCCGCAATCCGCActttttccaggatgtccaATTCGTGCGTAAAAAGTTGAAAACGAGGAGCCGCATCCTGAAATACATGCAGACCAACTACTCAATACTGGATCGGTTCATAGACGCAGAGAAGGAGCATCTACACAAGCCGTTCATCCTGTTTGGAGATGAGACCTTTACCTATCGGGACGCGGAGGAGCTCAGTAACAAGGCGGCCCGGGTGTTCCTGCAGAGCGGCCTGCTGAACCAAGGAGACACGGTCGCGCTGTTCCTCGGAAATGAGCCGGTGTTTCTGTGGCTGGGTTTGGTGAAGATCGGATGTTCCGCTGCTTTCCTCAACTGCAACATCAGATCCAAGTCCCTGTTACACTGCTTCAAGTGCAGCGGAGCCAGGACTCTGGTCGCTGCGGAAG AGTTACAGGATTCTGTGGACGAGGTCTTGCCCGCTCTGTTGGAGCAGCAGGTCACTGTGTTCATCCTGACTGACAGATGCCAGACTGCAGATGTGAAGAGCTTCAAAGATAAAATGAGCCAGGCCTCCTCTGAGCCGCTGTCCAAGGATTTAAGGTCACATTTAACCCTGCGGAGTCCAGCAGCCTACATTTACACATCCGGGACAACAG GTTTCCCTAAAGCAGCTATGGTCTCTCATGCCAAACTGTGGCAAGTAGCCTGCTTCCTGTCTCTAGCAGGAATTAACTCTGATGATGTGATTTATATCAGCCTCCCACTTTATCACACCACCGGCTTCCTTGGATTTGCTTCAGCTATTGAGAGAG GTATCACAGTGGCTTTGAGGAGTAAGTTCTCTGTGTCGCAGTTCTGGAACGACTGCAGGAAATATGACGTCACcgtcatacagtacatagggGAAATCATGCGTTACTTGTGCAACACACCAAAG AAACCTAATGATCGAAGCCACAAAGTGAGACTTGCAATAGGCAACGGGATCAGAGCCGATGTTTGGAGGGACTTCATCAGCAGGTTTGGAAACGTTAAAATCAGAGAGTTTTATGGAGCGACTGAAGGGAATTTTGGTCTGATCAATTACAGCGGCAAGATCGGGGCTGTGGGCCGAGACTCCTTCCTCCATAGG AGATACTTTCCACACGCTGTGATCAAATTCGACGTTGAAACAGAAACACCTCTGAGGGACTCCTCTGGTTTATGCATAGAGGCTGCCAAAG GTGAGCCTGGACTCTTGGTTTCTGAAATATCCTTGATGGCTCCGTTCTCGGGGTATATGGGAGACATGCAGCAGTCTGAGAAGAAGAGGCTGCATGACGTCCTGAGGAAAGGAGACTTGTACTTCAACACTGGTGACCTGCTGCGCATTGAGGAGGATAACTTCATCTACTTTCAGGATCGAGTGGGAGACACTTTCAG ATGGAAAGGGGAGAACGTGGCTACAACTGAGGTGGCTGACGTGATCACGATGGTTGACTGCATTAAAGAAGCCAACGTTTATGGAGTGGAAGTGCCAG GTCATGAGGGGAGAGCAGGAATGGCTGCCATTAACTTAACTGAAGGACTCAGATTTGACTCGGCAGCTGTTTTCAAACATGTTGAAAACTTCCTGCCGGCCTACGCAAGGCCACGATTCCTGAGGATTCAG AGCTCCTTTGATGTTACAGGCACATTTAAGAATTTGAAGATGAAGCTGGTGGCGGAGGGTTTCAACCCAAATCAAATCACCGACACGCTCTACTTTCTGGATGAAAAAGACAAGAGTTATGTCCCACTTACCGTGGACAAATTTAACTTGATCACCTCAGGCCAGATCAAAATGTAA